Proteins from a single region of Chryseobacterium sp. W4I1:
- a CDS encoding DUF3606 domain-containing protein — protein sequence MADNKSKKGQQDRKKVSGSENYEIQYFKDKMGVTSQAVSGAIRATGSNDRKTLEDYLKKRHKK from the coding sequence ATGGCAGACAATAAATCAAAAAAAGGGCAACAGGACCGAAAAAAAGTAAGTGGATCTGAAAATTATGAGATCCAATATTTTAAGGACAAGATGGGTGTTACTTCTCAGGCCGTTAGTGGTGCTATCCGTGCAACGGGTTCCAATGACCGGAAAACTCTGGAGGATTATCTGAAGAAACGACACAAAAAGTAA
- the ligD gene encoding non-homologous end-joining DNA ligase: MALDKYREKRSAEKTPEPFGGKPSGKELRFVVQKHDASHLHYDFRLEMDGVLKSWAVPKGPSLDPDVKRLAMMVEDHPYDYRDFEGVIPKGQYGGGTVIVWDEGTYEPAEPLEGDLKKKEKNLLHQLHSGKLKITLKGKKLNGEFALVKAYGRGENGWLLMKLDDQYASTTDITLKDKSVISKKTITQMEKSPDQVYGKKPKKTVGTTKAKKSKEPEAEEIVEDQVDQVPQVKRKSKTQLSKLLKDTPTQKFYNHVEPMLATLVDQPFDNADWLYEVKWDGYRAISFMNEGTVEIKSRNNKSFTEKFYPIHEALSKLKFNAILDGEIVVVGEEGKSNFGALQNWRSESDGDLVYYVFDVLWYEGKDLKNLPLIERKAILEQILPASQTILLSQDFDTSGIEFLEAAKKMGLEGIMAKRKDSLYYSKVRTKDWLKIKSNKRQEVVIGGYTINDDSSKLFSSLLVGVYEGKELVYTGKVGTGFNNEDQREMMTIFKPLITKKVPFSEEPDVNKPSRFRHNPPHASVTWLKPELLCEVSFTEIPVTVLCAIRLFKVCGPIKVRRRLCWKRKIWYQKLLIKAVLLF, encoded by the coding sequence ATGGCTTTAGATAAATACCGCGAAAAGCGATCGGCAGAAAAAACACCTGAACCTTTTGGAGGAAAACCTTCAGGGAAGGAATTAAGATTTGTAGTTCAAAAACATGACGCATCGCATCTGCATTATGATTTTAGGCTCGAAATGGACGGCGTTCTGAAAAGCTGGGCTGTTCCAAAGGGGCCTTCCCTTGATCCCGATGTTAAGCGTCTGGCAATGATGGTTGAGGATCATCCTTACGATTATAGGGATTTTGAAGGTGTTATTCCAAAAGGGCAGTATGGAGGGGGTACCGTGATCGTCTGGGATGAAGGAACCTACGAACCGGCTGAACCCCTCGAAGGAGATCTTAAGAAAAAAGAAAAAAATCTTTTACATCAATTACATTCCGGTAAATTGAAAATTACACTCAAGGGGAAAAAGCTCAATGGAGAATTTGCCTTGGTGAAAGCTTATGGAAGGGGAGAGAATGGATGGTTGTTGATGAAACTTGATGATCAGTATGCCAGTACGACAGATATAACATTAAAGGATAAATCAGTGATCTCAAAGAAGACAATTACGCAAATGGAAAAGTCTCCGGATCAGGTATATGGTAAGAAACCGAAAAAAACTGTTGGGACTACTAAAGCCAAAAAAAGCAAAGAGCCGGAAGCGGAAGAAATTGTTGAAGATCAGGTAGATCAGGTGCCACAGGTAAAGCGTAAATCAAAAACTCAACTAAGTAAATTACTCAAAGATACACCTACCCAAAAGTTTTATAACCATGTTGAACCGATGTTGGCCACATTGGTCGACCAACCATTTGACAATGCCGATTGGTTGTACGAGGTGAAGTGGGACGGCTATCGTGCAATATCCTTTATGAATGAAGGGACGGTGGAGATAAAATCGCGTAATAACAAAAGTTTCACAGAAAAATTTTATCCTATTCATGAAGCATTGAGTAAACTAAAATTTAATGCTATTCTGGACGGGGAGATCGTTGTCGTTGGGGAAGAAGGAAAGTCAAACTTTGGAGCACTTCAAAATTGGCGTAGTGAATCGGATGGAGACCTTGTTTATTATGTTTTTGATGTGTTATGGTATGAAGGAAAAGATTTAAAAAATCTGCCACTAATAGAGCGAAAAGCGATTTTAGAACAAATCCTGCCTGCCAGCCAAACTATCCTGCTCAGTCAGGATTTTGATACCTCAGGCATTGAATTTCTTGAAGCTGCAAAAAAAATGGGACTTGAAGGGATTATGGCAAAAAGGAAAGATAGTTTGTACTATTCCAAGGTGAGGACCAAAGACTGGCTTAAAATAAAATCCAACAAACGGCAGGAAGTTGTCATAGGTGGATATACGATAAACGATGATTCAAGTAAATTGTTCAGCAGTCTTCTTGTCGGTGTGTACGAGGGCAAAGAGCTTGTTTATACCGGAAAGGTCGGTACAGGGTTTAATAATGAGGATCAACGTGAGATGATGACTATTTTTAAACCATTGATCACTAAAAAAGTTCCGTTTTCAGAAGAACCGGATGTTAACAAACCATCAAGATTCCGGCATAACCCACCGCACGCTAGCGTAACCTGGCTTAAACCCGAACTTTTATGTGAAGTGAGTTTTACGGAGATACCAGTGACGGTGTTATGCGCCATCCGTCTTTTCAAGGTATGCGGACCGATAAAAGTGCGAAGAAGGTTGTGTTGGAAAAGGAAAATATGGTATCAGAAATTGTTGATCAAGGCGGTCCTACTATTTTAA
- the ligD gene encoding non-homologous end-joining DNA ligase, translating to MVSEIVDQGGPTILTNRGKAERKTLLNPKDKTQVKKVNGHELKFTNLDKIFWPNEKITKRDLINYYYQVAPYILPYLKDRPQSMNRFPNGIEGKGFYFKNVTDTAPDWAETYLYKSETDNGDKRYLVGKDEATLLYMANLGCIEMNPWSSTVKKPDHPTFCIIDLDPDKNSFDQVIEAAQVTKAVLDDMGIDCYCKTSGSTGLHIYIPLGNKYTYEQSKEFARVVVTLVNRELPKFTSLERAIKDRKGKMYLDFLQNRPHATIAAAYSVRPKLGATVSMPLHWDEVKKGLKMSDFHIFNVLERLKSEGDLFKAVLGKGIDLNAAITKYSEKSQ from the coding sequence ATGGTATCAGAAATTGTTGATCAAGGCGGTCCTACTATTTTAACGAACAGGGGCAAGGCTGAGCGTAAAACGTTGTTGAATCCGAAAGATAAAACGCAGGTTAAAAAGGTTAATGGACATGAACTCAAATTTACCAATCTGGACAAAATTTTTTGGCCCAACGAGAAGATTACTAAGCGTGATCTTATCAATTACTACTATCAGGTGGCACCTTATATCCTCCCATATCTTAAAGACCGGCCACAAAGTATGAATCGCTTTCCTAACGGAATAGAAGGTAAAGGATTTTATTTTAAAAATGTGACAGATACTGCGCCAGACTGGGCTGAGACCTATTTGTATAAAAGTGAAACGGACAATGGAGATAAACGCTATCTTGTTGGAAAAGATGAAGCCACACTTCTTTATATGGCAAACCTGGGTTGTATTGAAATGAATCCATGGAGTAGTACGGTAAAGAAACCTGACCATCCCACATTTTGTATCATTGATCTTGATCCGGATAAAAACTCCTTCGACCAGGTGATCGAAGCTGCCCAGGTTACCAAAGCAGTTTTAGATGATATGGGAATAGATTGTTACTGCAAAACAAGTGGGTCTACGGGTCTTCATATTTACATCCCGCTAGGAAATAAGTATACCTACGAACAATCCAAAGAATTTGCACGAGTTGTTGTTACCCTTGTCAATCGTGAGTTACCCAAATTCACAAGCCTGGAACGTGCAATTAAAGACCGGAAGGGTAAAATGTATCTTGATTTTCTTCAGAACCGTCCGCATGCTACCATTGCTGCTGCTTATTCTGTACGTCCAAAACTCGGTGCTACAGTTTCAATGCCTCTGCATTGGGACGAAGTAAAGAAGGGCTTAAAAATGAGTGACTTTCATATCTTTAATGTGCTTGAAAGATTAAAAAGCGAAGGAGATTTATTTAAGGCAGTACTAGGAAAAGGAATTGATCTCAATGCTGCTATAACCAAATATTCCGAAAAATCCCAGTAA
- a CDS encoding cation diffusion facilitator family transporter gives MANNRKSIYSALAANLLIALTKFIAGAFTNSSSMISEGIHSTVDTANQLLLLYGIKRSRKPADESHPFGYGKELYFWSFVVSILIFGLGGALSIYQGILHIIEPEVMKDPFWNYIVLILSLIFEGTSLFIAVKEFNRTRNGLKWWDAIIKSKDPGSFLVVFEDGAAVAGLIIVMILMGISHSFQIPELDGLASVIIGLILVFVSLILARESRSLLMGEGIAPETKEKIAKLAEKDAAVVKTKSILSTYQSPEEVVLMLIIDFEEHLDTTEITEAIQRIRDNIKAEFPLVRFVIIQPE, from the coding sequence ATGGCCAATAATCGCAAATCAATTTACAGTGCACTTGCCGCTAACCTACTGATCGCTCTAACAAAGTTTATTGCAGGGGCATTTACCAATAGTTCTTCCATGATATCCGAAGGAATCCATTCAACGGTAGATACCGCGAATCAGCTGCTGCTTTTATATGGGATTAAAAGGAGCAGGAAGCCTGCAGATGAGTCTCATCCATTTGGATATGGCAAGGAGCTCTATTTCTGGTCCTTCGTGGTTTCGATTCTGATATTTGGTTTAGGTGGTGCTCTATCAATCTATCAGGGGATTTTACACATTATAGAACCTGAAGTGATGAAAGATCCATTCTGGAACTATATTGTATTGATACTTTCCCTTATTTTCGAGGGAACTTCTTTGTTTATCGCCGTAAAAGAATTTAATAGAACCCGTAACGGGTTGAAATGGTGGGATGCCATCATCAAAAGCAAAGATCCGGGAAGCTTTCTTGTGGTTTTTGAAGATGGTGCCGCAGTGGCCGGTTTGATCATTGTCATGATACTGATGGGAATCAGCCATTCGTTTCAAATCCCGGAATTAGATGGCCTTGCATCGGTAATAATAGGGTTGATACTGGTTTTTGTCTCTCTTATCCTGGCCAGGGAGAGCAGGAGCCTGTTGATGGGCGAGGGAATAGCGCCTGAAACAAAAGAAAAGATTGCCAAACTGGCTGAAAAAGATGCTGCCGTGGTCAAAACAAAAAGTATACTGTCTACTTATCAATCACCGGAAGAAGTTGTATTGATGCTTATTATAGATTTTGAAGAACATCTTGATACGACAGAGATCACCGAAGCGATACAACGCATTCGGGATAATATAAAAGCTGAGTTTCCTTTGGTCAGGTTTGTTATTATTCAGCCTGAATAA
- a CDS encoding helix-turn-helix domain-containing protein has protein sequence MNIERTEFIVWMERIMERFDLLKEQMLKNQSKFIEIDGEQLLDNQDVLQLLKISSRSLQRYRTDKKLPYYTISGKLYYKLSDVHQLIRECLNS, from the coding sequence ATGAATATCGAAAGAACAGAATTTATAGTCTGGATGGAGAGAATCATGGAAAGATTTGACCTACTAAAAGAGCAGATGCTCAAGAACCAATCCAAATTTATAGAAATAGACGGAGAGCAGCTTCTGGACAACCAGGATGTTTTACAGCTTTTAAAAATAAGTTCCCGATCATTACAAAGGTACCGGACTGATAAAAAACTGCCTTACTATACCATCAGCGGAAAGCTTTACTATAAGCTTTCCGATGTCCATCAATTGATCAGAGAGTGCTTAAACTCTTGA
- a CDS encoding DUF3945 domain-containing protein: MENNTENQEYRFQPEQIDWKTMEKFGLNQEKLEKMNAMEPLLRGFKTNTLIPITINLGTAVSKMDVRLSLQTGDTGQVAVHLHGIRKEPNLNNKFLGHQFSDEDKDNLRETGNMGRVVDLVNPKTDEIIPSVISRDRLTNELVAYRAEYMKVPDEIKGVKLDDHQKQILLEGKPLYLEGMTSKKGEPFDATVQFNADKRYVEFLFGNTQTPQQSKQQNQQQTHYTDQGAPRIFRGRELDDSQYEKFKAGQTIYVDGLEDSKGKAYQGYITFNKETSKTEFSFTHPNKLKEQAKPTEEHKTQTAVNSQGKTNEATKMIKAPLESKQQQPANKQQEDQQKKVRKPRGPKL, translated from the coding sequence ATGGAAAACAACACAGAAAATCAGGAATATCGTTTTCAGCCTGAACAGATCGACTGGAAAACGATGGAAAAGTTCGGACTTAATCAGGAGAAGCTTGAAAAAATGAATGCCATGGAACCATTACTCAGAGGTTTTAAAACCAATACACTAATTCCTATCACCATTAATCTTGGAACGGCAGTCAGTAAAATGGATGTCCGATTATCTCTTCAGACTGGAGATACCGGACAGGTTGCCGTTCATCTTCACGGTATCCGAAAAGAACCCAACCTCAATAATAAATTCCTGGGTCATCAGTTCAGCGATGAGGATAAAGATAATCTCAGAGAAACCGGGAATATGGGCAGGGTAGTGGATCTTGTCAATCCTAAGACAGATGAAATCATTCCTTCAGTGATCAGCCGTGACCGGCTTACCAATGAGCTGGTGGCCTATAGAGCCGAATACATGAAAGTTCCTGATGAAATCAAAGGAGTCAAGCTCGATGACCATCAGAAACAAATCTTACTGGAAGGAAAACCACTGTATCTTGAAGGAATGACTTCTAAAAAAGGCGAACCTTTCGATGCCACGGTACAGTTCAATGCGGATAAACGGTATGTAGAATTTCTGTTTGGCAATACCCAGACACCGCAACAAAGCAAGCAACAGAATCAACAGCAGACTCACTATACGGATCAAGGAGCCCCAAGAATATTCAGAGGAAGAGAACTGGACGATTCACAATACGAGAAATTCAAAGCCGGACAAACCATTTACGTTGATGGTCTGGAAGATTCGAAAGGTAAAGCTTATCAGGGCTATATTACCTTCAATAAGGAAACATCCAAAACCGAATTTTCCTTTACCCATCCTAATAAGCTTAAAGAGCAGGCAAAACCTACGGAGGAGCATAAAACCCAAACAGCAGTTAATTCTCAGGGTAAAACCAATGAAGCTACTAAAATGATCAAAGCGCCTTTGGAATCAAAACAGCAGCAGCCTGCCAACAAACAACAGGAAGACCAGCAAAAAAAGGTAAGAAAACCAAGAGGACCAAAACTATAA
- a CDS encoding ankyrin repeat domain-containing protein — MSNAKVLHQANEFVKKGDYESFLAYCTEDSQWTFIGERILKGKEEVRKYMKEFYWEPPVFTVETTIEEGNFVTVTGEISLKTKDGILNHYQYCDVWRFENGKMAGVKAYVIEKKISTAQYLHQNQFNLLGDAVDKNDLCLVESLLKNGVNADLPNSKGLTPLMLASGLGHIEIVKLLITHGADILAVDPNMGATALHKASQSGHPKIIELLLEEGAFIDMQSPIVGNSPLMDAILYKQEASVKILLEHNARIELRNNFNESVLDMAHQLDNASMISVINEYKNNLEKKIQSQKLVKAITQYDIKNIKVLIDGGIDINERIPKMGNYNDDFTPLSLAASKGYDKIVRLLLDSGADITMLSGLMGATVLHEAAYAGHVKVIEILMQYIEKNSIKGIDINAQGLYNGMTALHDAVWQNNMGAVKILVDKGADLSLTSHSGLTPLEFAELYNYSEIILFLKDVSKTSYF, encoded by the coding sequence ATGAGCAACGCAAAAGTATTACATCAAGCCAATGAATTTGTAAAAAAAGGAGATTACGAAAGTTTTCTGGCCTATTGTACAGAAGATTCCCAATGGACTTTTATAGGTGAACGTATTCTTAAGGGAAAAGAAGAAGTGCGGAAGTATATGAAAGAGTTCTACTGGGAACCGCCTGTTTTTACCGTCGAAACGACAATTGAAGAGGGTAATTTTGTAACAGTAACAGGTGAAATAAGCTTAAAAACGAAAGATGGTATTCTTAACCATTATCAATACTGTGATGTTTGGCGATTTGAAAATGGAAAGATGGCAGGCGTGAAAGCATATGTCATAGAAAAGAAAATATCGACTGCGCAATATTTACATCAAAACCAGTTTAATCTTTTGGGCGACGCTGTTGATAAAAATGATTTGTGTCTAGTAGAATCCCTCTTGAAAAATGGCGTAAATGCAGATTTACCAAATTCTAAGGGACTTACTCCATTGATGTTAGCTTCCGGTCTTGGACATATTGAAATAGTTAAGCTATTAATTACCCATGGAGCAGATATTTTAGCAGTTGATCCTAACATGGGAGCTACGGCTTTACATAAAGCTTCTCAATCAGGGCATCCAAAAATCATAGAACTGCTATTGGAAGAAGGAGCTTTTATTGATATGCAGAGTCCGATTGTTGGAAATTCACCGCTAATGGATGCAATACTTTATAAACAGGAAGCATCGGTTAAAATACTTTTAGAACACAATGCCAGAATTGAACTTAGAAATAACTTTAATGAAAGTGTATTGGATATGGCTCATCAGCTTGATAACGCATCAATGATCAGCGTCATTAATGAATATAAGAATAATCTGGAAAAAAAAATCCAATCTCAGAAACTAGTTAAGGCCATTACACAATATGACATCAAAAATATAAAGGTACTTATCGACGGAGGTATCGATATCAATGAGCGAATACCAAAAATGGGGAATTACAATGACGATTTTACGCCACTAAGTTTGGCCGCAAGCAAAGGTTATGATAAAATTGTTAGATTGCTGCTCGATTCTGGAGCTGACATTACAATGCTCAGCGGATTAATGGGAGCTACCGTATTACACGAAGCTGCGTATGCAGGTCATGTGAAAGTAATTGAAATACTGATGCAGTATATTGAAAAAAATTCAATAAAGGGAATAGATATAAATGCGCAAGGTTTGTATAACGGCATGACTGCTCTTCACGATGCAGTATGGCAGAATAACATGGGAGCAGTAAAAATTTTAGTTGATAAAGGGGCAGATCTAAGCTTAACCTCTCATTCTGGACTTACACCCTTGGAATTTGCCGAACTGTATAACTACAGCGAAATAATCCTTTTTTTAAAAGATGTTTCGAAAACTTCATATTTCTAG
- a CDS encoding alpha/beta fold hydrolase, translating into MKIKNLNKKKDLPLIERQLCINEHYFRILEQGEGPAILFLHGFPDTAETWKQQMKSLSDEGYHTIAFDLRGFGGSYAPADYKLYSGQHIVSDITDILDYLDVESAVLVGHDWGADHTQKAILLCPDRFKGLVSLSIPFFTRAEMSQWDALRKNGLGKKYYALEMMQHELEEDYLPAEKTIKNVFYWLSASPASGTGWDPIDETRNMFRSSPIEIPEWTTKEYIEKTVGWFEKTGFQTGINHYRANQITFDETSSLKGKKIEHPSLYIWGREDGLCKFFHPEVPTLEELQKNHPGLIKQVALKNVGHWPQHEAAETVNNEILAFLHEIDFK; encoded by the coding sequence ATGAAAATTAAGAATTTGAATAAAAAAAAGGATTTACCATTGATCGAAAGACAGCTATGTATTAATGAACATTATTTTCGAATATTAGAACAGGGAGAAGGACCCGCAATATTATTTCTTCACGGTTTTCCAGACACTGCAGAAACCTGGAAGCAGCAAATGAAAAGTCTATCCGATGAGGGTTATCATACAATTGCGTTTGATTTACGTGGTTTTGGAGGCAGCTACGCACCTGCAGATTACAAGCTTTACAGTGGTCAACATATCGTTAGTGACATAACAGACATTTTGGATTACCTTGATGTTGAATCGGCAGTTTTAGTAGGTCACGATTGGGGAGCAGATCATACACAAAAGGCAATCTTGCTATGCCCAGATCGTTTTAAGGGTTTGGTAAGTTTAAGCATTCCGTTTTTCACCAGAGCAGAAATGAGTCAATGGGATGCCTTGCGGAAAAATGGTCTTGGTAAAAAATACTATGCTTTGGAAATGATGCAGCATGAACTGGAAGAAGATTATCTGCCAGCAGAAAAAACAATTAAAAATGTTTTTTATTGGCTTTCCGCAAGTCCGGCATCAGGCACAGGTTGGGATCCTATTGATGAAACAAGAAATATGTTTAGATCTTCACCCATTGAAATACCTGAGTGGACAACAAAAGAGTATATAGAAAAAACAGTGGGCTGGTTTGAAAAGACCGGTTTTCAAACAGGGATAAATCATTACAGAGCCAATCAAATTACATTTGATGAAACTTCGTCATTAAAAGGTAAAAAGATCGAACATCCAAGCTTGTATATCTGGGGCAGAGAAGATGGTTTATGTAAGTTTTTCCACCCTGAAGTTCCCACCCTGGAGGAACTTCAAAAAAATCATCCTGGGTTAATAAAACAGGTTGCACTTAAAAATGTTGGTCATTGGCCACAACATGAAGCTGCAGAAACCGTAAACAATGAAATATTAGCCTTTTTACATGAGATAGATTTTAAATAA
- a CDS encoding helix-turn-helix domain-containing protein yields the protein MGKIKETSTNFENKKILADECSEVYAANIIGGQWSLVICSWLTNGKMRFGELKKSIPNITERMLTTQLRKLEEHNIITRTVYAEVPPKVIYELTDIGYELKPIILQMEQWGERHKKLKL from the coding sequence ATGGGAAAAATAAAGGAAACTTCGACAAATTTTGAGAATAAAAAAATTTTAGCTGATGAATGTTCTGAAGTTTATGCAGCAAATATTATTGGTGGACAATGGTCACTTGTGATCTGTTCATGGTTAACAAACGGTAAAATGCGGTTTGGAGAATTAAAGAAATCAATTCCCAATATTACAGAACGTATGCTGACCACACAGCTTCGTAAACTTGAAGAACATAATATTATTACAAGAACTGTTTATGCAGAAGTTCCCCCTAAAGTTATATACGAATTAACTGATATAGGCTATGAACTTAAGCCAATCATTCTTCAAATGGAACAATGGGGAGAGCGGCATAAAAAATTAAAGTTATAA
- a CDS encoding Crp/Fnr family transcriptional regulator gives MYRQLEQYIKARTEIDDQTLSNISSYFKFIKTPRNKFLLKEGEICKHYYFVNKGCIRLFSINKDGEEKTRYFHFEDAFGTALQSLINQKPAFEFMQTIEPSELLVINRDDYFHLVETVPQFGFVYRQILELAYIKSQERIYCFQSFEAIDKVRWALTNQSKWLTRLSNKMVASYLGITPQTLSRLKSKI, from the coding sequence GTGTACAGACAATTAGAACAATATATTAAAGCAAGAACTGAAATTGACGATCAGACACTTTCGAACATTTCTTCATACTTCAAATTTATAAAGACCCCGCGGAATAAATTTCTTTTGAAAGAAGGCGAAATTTGCAAACATTACTATTTTGTTAATAAAGGATGCATAAGACTTTTTAGTATTAATAAGGACGGAGAAGAAAAAACAAGATATTTTCATTTTGAAGATGCATTTGGAACTGCATTGCAAAGTCTAATAAATCAAAAGCCTGCATTTGAATTCATGCAGACTATAGAACCTTCGGAGTTGTTGGTAATTAACCGTGACGACTATTTTCATCTGGTAGAAACAGTTCCACAGTTTGGTTTTGTTTACAGACAAATTTTAGAATTAGCTTACATCAAATCACAAGAACGTATTTATTGTTTTCAAAGCTTCGAAGCAATAGATAAAGTTCGTTGGGCTTTGACAAATCAAAGTAAATGGCTGACAAGATTATCAAATAAGATGGTGGCATCATATTTAGGGATTACACCTCAAACATTAAGCAGATTAAAATCAAAGATTTGA
- a CDS encoding NAD(P)H-binding protein, with translation MILVTTPTGNTGSMVLQQLVERGQKVRIFLRDPKKISAEILEKVEVATGSLLNEDEFTEALQGCDTLYFCVPQSNTQEDVNAYYEEFATVASQAIKNAGTSRVIYLSSGGKENNLQAGLITALHKGEDIIIRSGASVRSLRCPVFFETLLYQIASLKKSGTFFLPIDGNYKSPQIAVKDIAAKAVELLTDKTWKGVEGVTIQGPADISYNEIAFQVSELTGKPFHFQQVSKEDYIETLLVEHHTSEAFAISLTEMLTAIGNGLYDTEPRTEESTTSTTIREWLKENLVSKIN, from the coding sequence ATGATTTTAGTAACAACGCCAACAGGCAATACGGGTTCAATGGTTCTTCAACAATTGGTAGAGCGGGGACAAAAGGTTAGAATTTTTTTGAGAGACCCTAAAAAAATATCAGCTGAAATTTTAGAAAAAGTGGAAGTTGCAACAGGCTCCTTGCTGAATGAGGATGAATTCACAGAAGCATTGCAAGGATGTGATACTCTTTATTTTTGTGTTCCTCAAAGCAATACCCAAGAAGATGTAAATGCCTATTATGAAGAATTTGCAACAGTGGCTTCACAAGCAATTAAAAATGCTGGTACAAGCAGAGTTATTTATTTATCTAGTGGCGGCAAAGAAAACAACCTTCAGGCAGGCCTTATAACAGCACTCCACAAGGGCGAAGATATAATCATCCGATCAGGAGCATCAGTAAGGTCATTGCGGTGTCCGGTATTCTTTGAAACCCTTTTGTATCAGATTGCATCTCTAAAAAAATCAGGAACGTTTTTCTTACCTATTGACGGAAATTACAAGTCGCCACAAATCGCCGTAAAAGACATCGCAGCAAAAGCAGTAGAATTACTAACTGATAAAACCTGGAAAGGCGTTGAAGGAGTTACAATACAAGGTCCGGCAGACATAAGCTACAATGAAATCGCATTTCAAGTGAGTGAATTAACCGGCAAGCCTTTTCATTTTCAACAAGTTTCAAAAGAGGACTATATAGAAACACTATTGGTAGAACATCATACGAGTGAAGCTTTTGCAATCTCTTTAACAGAAATGTTGACAGCAATTGGCAATGGCCTTTATGACACGGAACCGAGAACAGAAGAAAGCACAACAAGTACAACCATTAGAGAGTGGTTAAAAGAAAATTTAGTTTCTAAAATAAATTAA
- a CDS encoding Crp/Fnr family transcriptional regulator, whose protein sequence is MLINEELLYQYGAVTQSLQKQEYLFHEGDVPKSYYQIIEGRVKLSHNNEEGKEFIQTILTEGQSACELLLFIDYNYPVSCVALENSTILKLSKPNFEKLLDDHPTISRDLNVFFSGRLYQKLIMLQNNASLNPEIRLKGIMSYYKSFNQSDKKYSFEIPFTRQELASFTGLRVETVIRAFKKMEVDKIVRIENRKIYY, encoded by the coding sequence ATGTTAATTAACGAAGAATTATTATATCAATACGGTGCAGTCACACAAAGCCTCCAAAAACAAGAATATCTTTTCCATGAGGGCGATGTACCAAAAAGCTATTACCAGATTATTGAAGGCAGAGTAAAGTTATCTCACAATAACGAAGAGGGAAAAGAGTTTATTCAAACTATCTTAACAGAGGGGCAAAGTGCCTGTGAGCTCTTGCTTTTTATTGACTACAATTATCCCGTTAGTTGTGTTGCGCTTGAGAATAGTACAATTTTAAAACTCTCGAAACCTAACTTTGAAAAACTGCTAGACGATCATCCTACAATTTCTCGGGATCTCAATGTTTTTTTTTCGGGTAGATTATATCAAAAGCTTATCATGCTCCAGAATAATGCATCATTAAACCCTGAAATTAGGCTTAAAGGTATTATGAGCTATTACAAGAGTTTTAATCAAAGTGACAAAAAATATTCTTTCGAAATACCTTTTACAAGACAGGAATTAGCTTCATTTACAGGTTTACGCGTAGAAACAGTCATTCGGGCTTTTAAAAAGATGGAGGTGGATAAAATTGTTAGGATCGAGAACAGAAAAATTTACTATTGA